Proteins from one Parasteatoda tepidariorum isolate YZ-2023 chromosome 4, CAS_Ptep_4.0, whole genome shotgun sequence genomic window:
- the LOC107449224 gene encoding ras-related protein Rab-34 isoform X6 translates to MDENTNNDQNTFYEVHLRKTVEERTITEFPRPYNYDCSPHGEMNFSYRIHSACHKINISKCEMLRLTKVIVVGDVAVGKTCLVRRFCLQAFDTNYKATIGVDFEAEKFYILGVPYILQLWDTAGQEKFKCIASSHYKGARVVILVFDFCVLSSLYNIPKWLDETLKCTSKPLLFLVGTKKDAVANSAYKLTENEAIKVANTINAEYWPVSSKTGENIDALFQRIASVTFCEDILKETADVDLAKINENFVSILLMKMLSY, encoded by the exons ATGGATGAAAATACAAACAATGATCAGAATACCTTCTATGAAGTTCATCTAAGAAAAACTGTTGAAGAAAGAACAATTACAGAATTTCCTAGG CCATACAACTATGATTGTTCACCACATGGAGAAATGAACTTTTCCTACCGGATTCACAGTGCTtgccataaaataaatatttcaaaatgtgaaaT gCTCAGGCTGACAAAAGTCATTGTTGTTGGAGATGTTGCTGTTGGGAAAACTTGTCTTGTCCGGCG gtTTTGTCTACAAGCGTTTGATACAAACTACAAAGCAACTATTGGGGTAGATTTTgaagcagaaaaattttatatattaggaGTTCCTTACATATTACAACT gtGGGATACAGCTGGAcaagaaaagtttaaatgcaTTGCATCTTCACATTACAAAGGAGCAAGAG TTGTGATCTTAGTATTTGATTTCTGTGTCCTCTCATCGTTATATAACATACCCAAGTGGCTTGATGAAACTTTAAAGTGCACTAGCAAACCATTGTTGTTTTTAGTTGGTACCAAGAAAGATGCAgtt gcaaATTCTGCTTATAAATTGACAGAAAATGAGGCTATTAAAGTAGCAAACACAATTAATGCTGAATATTGGCCAGTATCTTCAAAAACAG GTGAAAATATTGATGCCCTTTTCCAACGCATTGCTTCTGTTACGTTTTGTGAAGATATTTTGAAAGAGACAGCTGATGTAGATTtagctaaaataaatgaaaattttgtga GTATCCTATTGATGAAAATGCTTTCATATTAA
- the LOC107449224 gene encoding ras-related protein Rab-34 isoform X7: MDENTNNDQNTFYEVHLRKTVEERTITEFPRPYNYDCSPHGEMNFSYRIHSACHKINISKCEMFCLQAFDTNYKATIGVDFEAEKFYILGVPYILQLWDTAGQEKFKCIASSHYKGARVVILVFDFCVLSSLYNIPKWLDETLKCTSKPLLFLVGTKKDAVANSAYKLTENEAIKVANTINAEYWPVSSKTGENIDALFQRIASVTFCEDILKETADVDLAKINENFVKISKASPKRKKGRCVSGCGS; this comes from the exons ATGGATGAAAATACAAACAATGATCAGAATACCTTCTATGAAGTTCATCTAAGAAAAACTGTTGAAGAAAGAACAATTACAGAATTTCCTAGG CCATACAACTATGATTGTTCACCACATGGAGAAATGAACTTTTCCTACCGGATTCACAGTGCTtgccataaaataaatatttcaaaatgtgaaaT gtTTTGTCTACAAGCGTTTGATACAAACTACAAAGCAACTATTGGGGTAGATTTTgaagcagaaaaattttatatattaggaGTTCCTTACATATTACAACT gtGGGATACAGCTGGAcaagaaaagtttaaatgcaTTGCATCTTCACATTACAAAGGAGCAAGAG TTGTGATCTTAGTATTTGATTTCTGTGTCCTCTCATCGTTATATAACATACCCAAGTGGCTTGATGAAACTTTAAAGTGCACTAGCAAACCATTGTTGTTTTTAGTTGGTACCAAGAAAGATGCAgtt gcaaATTCTGCTTATAAATTGACAGAAAATGAGGCTATTAAAGTAGCAAACACAATTAATGCTGAATATTGGCCAGTATCTTCAAAAACAG GTGAAAATATTGATGCCCTTTTCCAACGCATTGCTTCTGTTACGTTTTGTGAAGATATTTTGAAAGAGACAGCTGATGTAGATTtagctaaaataaatgaaaattttgtga AGATCAGCAAAGCAAGTCCGAAGAGAAAGAAAGGAAGATGTGTGTCAGGTTGCGGCTCTTGA
- the LOC107449224 gene encoding ras-related protein Rab-34 isoform X5, with protein MDENTNNDQNTFYEVHLRKTVEERTITEFPRPYNYDCSPHGEMNFSYRIHSACHKINISKCEMWDTAGQEKFKCIASSHYKGARVVILVFDFCVLSSLYNIPKWLDETLKCTSKPLLFLVGTKKDAVANSAYKLTENEAIKVANTINAEYWPVSSKTGENIDALFQRIASVTFCEDILKETADVDLAKINENFVSKDQQSKSEEKERKMCVRLRLLTCRERRVTSWIAFILLRELRVSLKKNSIILLNKYGLHYFLCIINVFFLLVVR; from the exons ATGGATGAAAATACAAACAATGATCAGAATACCTTCTATGAAGTTCATCTAAGAAAAACTGTTGAAGAAAGAACAATTACAGAATTTCCTAGG CCATACAACTATGATTGTTCACCACATGGAGAAATGAACTTTTCCTACCGGATTCACAGTGCTtgccataaaataaatatttcaaaatgtgaaaT gtGGGATACAGCTGGAcaagaaaagtttaaatgcaTTGCATCTTCACATTACAAAGGAGCAAGAG TTGTGATCTTAGTATTTGATTTCTGTGTCCTCTCATCGTTATATAACATACCCAAGTGGCTTGATGAAACTTTAAAGTGCACTAGCAAACCATTGTTGTTTTTAGTTGGTACCAAGAAAGATGCAgtt gcaaATTCTGCTTATAAATTGACAGAAAATGAGGCTATTAAAGTAGCAAACACAATTAATGCTGAATATTGGCCAGTATCTTCAAAAACAG GTGAAAATATTGATGCCCTTTTCCAACGCATTGCTTCTGTTACGTTTTGTGAAGATATTTTGAAAGAGACAGCTGATGTAGATTtagctaaaataaatgaaaattttgtgagTAA AGATCAGCAAAGCAAGTCCGAAGAGAAAGAAAGGAAGATGTGTGTCAGGTTGCGGCTCTTGACTTGCAGAGAGAGAAGAGTTACCTCTTggattgcttttattttgttgcGAGAGTTACgggtttcattaaaaaaaaattcaattatcctACTTAATAAATATGGTTTACATTACTTTCTAtgcattattaatgtattttttttattagtagtaaGGTGA
- the LOC107449224 gene encoding ras-related protein Rab-34 isoform X9: MDENTNNDQNTFYEVHLRKTVEERTITEFPRPYNYDCSPHGEMNFSYRIHSACHKINISKCEMLRLTKVIVVGDVAVGKTCLVRRFCLQAFDTNYKATIGVDFEAEKFYILGVPYILQLWDTAGQEKFKCIASSHYKGARVVILVFDFCVLSSLYNIPKWLDETLKCTSKPLLFLVGTKKDAVANSAYKLTENEAIKVANTINAEYWPVSSKTEISKASPKRKKGRCVSGCGS, from the exons ATGGATGAAAATACAAACAATGATCAGAATACCTTCTATGAAGTTCATCTAAGAAAAACTGTTGAAGAAAGAACAATTACAGAATTTCCTAGG CCATACAACTATGATTGTTCACCACATGGAGAAATGAACTTTTCCTACCGGATTCACAGTGCTtgccataaaataaatatttcaaaatgtgaaaT gCTCAGGCTGACAAAAGTCATTGTTGTTGGAGATGTTGCTGTTGGGAAAACTTGTCTTGTCCGGCG gtTTTGTCTACAAGCGTTTGATACAAACTACAAAGCAACTATTGGGGTAGATTTTgaagcagaaaaattttatatattaggaGTTCCTTACATATTACAACT gtGGGATACAGCTGGAcaagaaaagtttaaatgcaTTGCATCTTCACATTACAAAGGAGCAAGAG TTGTGATCTTAGTATTTGATTTCTGTGTCCTCTCATCGTTATATAACATACCCAAGTGGCTTGATGAAACTTTAAAGTGCACTAGCAAACCATTGTTGTTTTTAGTTGGTACCAAGAAAGATGCAgtt gcaaATTCTGCTTATAAATTGACAGAAAATGAGGCTATTAAAGTAGCAAACACAATTAATGCTGAATATTGGCCAGTATCTTCAAAAACAG AGATCAGCAAAGCAAGTCCGAAGAGAAAGAAAGGAAGATGTGTGTCAGGTTGCGGCTCTTGA
- the LOC107449224 gene encoding ras-related protein Rab-34 isoform X8: MDENTNNDQNTFYEVHLRKTVEERTITEFPRPYNYDCSPHGEMNFSYRIHSACHKINISKCEMLRLTKVIVVGDVAVGKTCLVRRFCLQAFDTNYKATIGVDFEAEKFYILGVPYILQLWDTAGQEKFKCIASSHYKGARVVILVFDFCVLSSLYNIPKWLDETLKCTSKPLLFLVGTKKDAVRSAKQVRRERKEDVCQVAALDLQREKSYLLDCFYFVARVTGFIKKKFNYPT; the protein is encoded by the exons ATGGATGAAAATACAAACAATGATCAGAATACCTTCTATGAAGTTCATCTAAGAAAAACTGTTGAAGAAAGAACAATTACAGAATTTCCTAGG CCATACAACTATGATTGTTCACCACATGGAGAAATGAACTTTTCCTACCGGATTCACAGTGCTtgccataaaataaatatttcaaaatgtgaaaT gCTCAGGCTGACAAAAGTCATTGTTGTTGGAGATGTTGCTGTTGGGAAAACTTGTCTTGTCCGGCG gtTTTGTCTACAAGCGTTTGATACAAACTACAAAGCAACTATTGGGGTAGATTTTgaagcagaaaaattttatatattaggaGTTCCTTACATATTACAACT gtGGGATACAGCTGGAcaagaaaagtttaaatgcaTTGCATCTTCACATTACAAAGGAGCAAGAG TTGTGATCTTAGTATTTGATTTCTGTGTCCTCTCATCGTTATATAACATACCCAAGTGGCTTGATGAAACTTTAAAGTGCACTAGCAAACCATTGTTGTTTTTAGTTGGTACCAAGAAAGATGCAgtt AGATCAGCAAAGCAAGTCCGAAGAGAAAGAAAGGAAGATGTGTGTCAGGTTGCGGCTCTTGACTTGCAGAGAGAGAAGAGTTACCTCTTggattgcttttattttgttgcGAGAGTTACgggtttcattaaaaaaaaattcaattatcctACTTAA
- the LOC107449224 gene encoding ras-related protein Rab-34 isoform X3, which translates to MDENTNNDQNTFYEVHLRKTVEERTITEFPRPYNYDCSPHGEMNFSYRIHSACHKINISKCEMLRLTKVIVVGDVAVGKTCLVRRFCLQAFDTNYKATIGVDFEAEKFYILGVPYILQLWDTAGQEKFKCIASSHYKGARVVILVFDFCVLSSLYNIPKWLDETLKCTSKPLLFLVGTKKDAVANSAYKLTENEAIKVANTINAEYWPVSSKTGENIDALFQRIASVTFCEDILKETADVDLAKINENFRSAKQVRRERKEDVCQVAALDLQREKSYLLDCFYFVARVTGFIKKKFNYPT; encoded by the exons ATGGATGAAAATACAAACAATGATCAGAATACCTTCTATGAAGTTCATCTAAGAAAAACTGTTGAAGAAAGAACAATTACAGAATTTCCTAGG CCATACAACTATGATTGTTCACCACATGGAGAAATGAACTTTTCCTACCGGATTCACAGTGCTtgccataaaataaatatttcaaaatgtgaaaT gCTCAGGCTGACAAAAGTCATTGTTGTTGGAGATGTTGCTGTTGGGAAAACTTGTCTTGTCCGGCG gtTTTGTCTACAAGCGTTTGATACAAACTACAAAGCAACTATTGGGGTAGATTTTgaagcagaaaaattttatatattaggaGTTCCTTACATATTACAACT gtGGGATACAGCTGGAcaagaaaagtttaaatgcaTTGCATCTTCACATTACAAAGGAGCAAGAG TTGTGATCTTAGTATTTGATTTCTGTGTCCTCTCATCGTTATATAACATACCCAAGTGGCTTGATGAAACTTTAAAGTGCACTAGCAAACCATTGTTGTTTTTAGTTGGTACCAAGAAAGATGCAgtt gcaaATTCTGCTTATAAATTGACAGAAAATGAGGCTATTAAAGTAGCAAACACAATTAATGCTGAATATTGGCCAGTATCTTCAAAAACAG GTGAAAATATTGATGCCCTTTTCCAACGCATTGCTTCTGTTACGTTTTGTGAAGATATTTTGAAAGAGACAGCTGATGTAGATTtagctaaaataaatgaaaatttt AGATCAGCAAAGCAAGTCCGAAGAGAAAGAAAGGAAGATGTGTGTCAGGTTGCGGCTCTTGACTTGCAGAGAGAGAAGAGTTACCTCTTggattgcttttattttgttgcGAGAGTTACgggtttcattaaaaaaaaattcaattatcctACTTAA
- the LOC107449224 gene encoding ras-related protein Rab-34 isoform X4 produces the protein MDENTNNDQNTFYEVHLRKTVEERTITEFPRPYNYDCSPHGEMNFSYRIHSACHKINISKCEMLRLTKVIVVGDVAVGKTCLVRRFCLQAFDTNYKATIGVDFEAEKFYILGVPYILQLWDTAGQEKFKCIASSHYKGARVVILVFDFCVLSSLYNIPKWLDETLKCTSKPLLFLVGTKKDAVANSAYKLTENEAIKVANTINAEYWPVSSKTGENIDALFQRIASVTFCEDILKETADVDLAKINENFVKISKASPKRKKGRCVSGCGS, from the exons ATGGATGAAAATACAAACAATGATCAGAATACCTTCTATGAAGTTCATCTAAGAAAAACTGTTGAAGAAAGAACAATTACAGAATTTCCTAGG CCATACAACTATGATTGTTCACCACATGGAGAAATGAACTTTTCCTACCGGATTCACAGTGCTtgccataaaataaatatttcaaaatgtgaaaT gCTCAGGCTGACAAAAGTCATTGTTGTTGGAGATGTTGCTGTTGGGAAAACTTGTCTTGTCCGGCG gtTTTGTCTACAAGCGTTTGATACAAACTACAAAGCAACTATTGGGGTAGATTTTgaagcagaaaaattttatatattaggaGTTCCTTACATATTACAACT gtGGGATACAGCTGGAcaagaaaagtttaaatgcaTTGCATCTTCACATTACAAAGGAGCAAGAG TTGTGATCTTAGTATTTGATTTCTGTGTCCTCTCATCGTTATATAACATACCCAAGTGGCTTGATGAAACTTTAAAGTGCACTAGCAAACCATTGTTGTTTTTAGTTGGTACCAAGAAAGATGCAgtt gcaaATTCTGCTTATAAATTGACAGAAAATGAGGCTATTAAAGTAGCAAACACAATTAATGCTGAATATTGGCCAGTATCTTCAAAAACAG GTGAAAATATTGATGCCCTTTTCCAACGCATTGCTTCTGTTACGTTTTGTGAAGATATTTTGAAAGAGACAGCTGATGTAGATTtagctaaaataaatgaaaattttgtga AGATCAGCAAAGCAAGTCCGAAGAGAAAGAAAGGAAGATGTGTGTCAGGTTGCGGCTCTTGA
- the LOC107449224 gene encoding ras-related protein Rab-34 isoform X1, which translates to MDENTNNDQNTFYEVHLRKTVEERTITEFPRPYNYDCSPHGEMNFSYRIHSACHKINISKCEMLRLTKVIVVGDVAVGKTCLVRRFCLQAFDTNYKATIGVDFEAEKFYILGVPYILQLWDTAGQEKFKCIASSHYKGARVVILVFDFCVLSSLYNIPKWLDETLKCTSKPLLFLVGTKKDAVANSAYKLTENEAIKVANTINAEYWPVSSKTGENIDALFQRIASVTFCEDILKETADVDLAKINENFVSKDQQSKSEEKERKMCVRLRLLTCRERRVTSWIAFILLRELRVSLKKNSIILLNKYGLHYFLCIINVFFLLVVR; encoded by the exons ATGGATGAAAATACAAACAATGATCAGAATACCTTCTATGAAGTTCATCTAAGAAAAACTGTTGAAGAAAGAACAATTACAGAATTTCCTAGG CCATACAACTATGATTGTTCACCACATGGAGAAATGAACTTTTCCTACCGGATTCACAGTGCTtgccataaaataaatatttcaaaatgtgaaaT gCTCAGGCTGACAAAAGTCATTGTTGTTGGAGATGTTGCTGTTGGGAAAACTTGTCTTGTCCGGCG gtTTTGTCTACAAGCGTTTGATACAAACTACAAAGCAACTATTGGGGTAGATTTTgaagcagaaaaattttatatattaggaGTTCCTTACATATTACAACT gtGGGATACAGCTGGAcaagaaaagtttaaatgcaTTGCATCTTCACATTACAAAGGAGCAAGAG TTGTGATCTTAGTATTTGATTTCTGTGTCCTCTCATCGTTATATAACATACCCAAGTGGCTTGATGAAACTTTAAAGTGCACTAGCAAACCATTGTTGTTTTTAGTTGGTACCAAGAAAGATGCAgtt gcaaATTCTGCTTATAAATTGACAGAAAATGAGGCTATTAAAGTAGCAAACACAATTAATGCTGAATATTGGCCAGTATCTTCAAAAACAG GTGAAAATATTGATGCCCTTTTCCAACGCATTGCTTCTGTTACGTTTTGTGAAGATATTTTGAAAGAGACAGCTGATGTAGATTtagctaaaataaatgaaaattttgtgagTAA AGATCAGCAAAGCAAGTCCGAAGAGAAAGAAAGGAAGATGTGTGTCAGGTTGCGGCTCTTGACTTGCAGAGAGAGAAGAGTTACCTCTTggattgcttttattttgttgcGAGAGTTACgggtttcattaaaaaaaaattcaattatcctACTTAATAAATATGGTTTACATTACTTTCTAtgcattattaatgtattttttttattagtagtaaGGTGA
- the LOC107449224 gene encoding ras-related protein Rab-34 isoform X2 — MDENTNNDQNTFYEVHLRKTVEERTITEFPRPYNYDCSPHGEMNFSYRIHSACHKINISKCEMFCLQAFDTNYKATIGVDFEAEKFYILGVPYILQLWDTAGQEKFKCIASSHYKGARVVILVFDFCVLSSLYNIPKWLDETLKCTSKPLLFLVGTKKDAVANSAYKLTENEAIKVANTINAEYWPVSSKTGENIDALFQRIASVTFCEDILKETADVDLAKINENFVSKDQQSKSEEKERKMCVRLRLLTCRERRVTSWIAFILLRELRVSLKKNSIILLNKYGLHYFLCIINVFFLLVVR; from the exons ATGGATGAAAATACAAACAATGATCAGAATACCTTCTATGAAGTTCATCTAAGAAAAACTGTTGAAGAAAGAACAATTACAGAATTTCCTAGG CCATACAACTATGATTGTTCACCACATGGAGAAATGAACTTTTCCTACCGGATTCACAGTGCTtgccataaaataaatatttcaaaatgtgaaaT gtTTTGTCTACAAGCGTTTGATACAAACTACAAAGCAACTATTGGGGTAGATTTTgaagcagaaaaattttatatattaggaGTTCCTTACATATTACAACT gtGGGATACAGCTGGAcaagaaaagtttaaatgcaTTGCATCTTCACATTACAAAGGAGCAAGAG TTGTGATCTTAGTATTTGATTTCTGTGTCCTCTCATCGTTATATAACATACCCAAGTGGCTTGATGAAACTTTAAAGTGCACTAGCAAACCATTGTTGTTTTTAGTTGGTACCAAGAAAGATGCAgtt gcaaATTCTGCTTATAAATTGACAGAAAATGAGGCTATTAAAGTAGCAAACACAATTAATGCTGAATATTGGCCAGTATCTTCAAAAACAG GTGAAAATATTGATGCCCTTTTCCAACGCATTGCTTCTGTTACGTTTTGTGAAGATATTTTGAAAGAGACAGCTGATGTAGATTtagctaaaataaatgaaaattttgtgagTAA AGATCAGCAAAGCAAGTCCGAAGAGAAAGAAAGGAAGATGTGTGTCAGGTTGCGGCTCTTGACTTGCAGAGAGAGAAGAGTTACCTCTTggattgcttttattttgttgcGAGAGTTACgggtttcattaaaaaaaaattcaattatcctACTTAATAAATATGGTTTACATTACTTTCTAtgcattattaatgtattttttttattagtagtaaGGTGA